A region of Zeugodacus cucurbitae isolate PBARC_wt_2022May chromosome 5, idZeuCucr1.2, whole genome shotgun sequence DNA encodes the following proteins:
- the LOC105212223 gene encoding uncharacterized protein LOC105212223 produces MRTAQVLVTLAVFGICCLTFANTLKCFSCNGSKDCKKPNKLECNSKLANDTRTYLNTLYTGVPGMNITSPNFECMRDWLKTSSNEFQYKGCVYSNYLSCTYAVNPYYSQRYERACNQCNRDGCNPAARVNGSLMTVLTVIFATVLLRYLNKFC; encoded by the exons ATGAGAACCGCGCAAGTTTTAGTCACCTTGGCTGTGTTTGGCATCTGTTGCCTAACATTTG CCAACACACTGAAATGTTTCAGTTGCAACGGTTCGAAAGACTGCAAGAAGCCAAATAAATTGGAATGCAACTCTAAGTTGGCCAATGATACACGTACCTATCTAAATACATTATATACAGGTGTACCGGGTATGAATATCACCAGCCCGAATTTTGAATGCATGCGCGATTGGTTGAAGACAT CCTCCAACGAATTCCAATACAAGGGTTGCGTATATAGTAATTATCTGAGTTGCACCTACGCGGTGAATCCGTATTATTCGCAGCGTTATGAACGTGCTTGTAATCAATGCAACAGGGATGGCTGCAACCCGGCCGCACGTGTTAACGGTAGTTTAATGACAGTGCTAACAGTAATTTTCGCAACAGTTTTGTTGAGATATTTGAATaagttttgttaa